One genomic window of Streptomonospora nanhaiensis includes the following:
- a CDS encoding bifunctional uroporphyrinogen-III C-methyltransferase/uroporphyrinogen-III synthase: protein MNPQSETQEPRPETAGAARSGHVALVGAGPGDAELLTLRGADALAKADVVILLREPGPELAKYRTGLLRHCREDVTVIEPAESGAEINALAVGHAREGRRVVRLYSGDPLLGCRGAELAAACRAAGVEYEVIPGLSSITAVPAYAGVPLLPEGVGEVRVVSALEPDLDWARLSEGVPEGDASLVVLFPDLPDDDAPRGGPGFDRLCKTLIAAGRPGTTPVAVVRMGSTTEQTTVRSTLSRLAADLKAADAKGHNVTSPAMLLMGRGVTTDKEQGWFENRPLFGWRVLVPRTKEQAASLSEQLRGYGAVPEEVPTISVEPPRTPQQMERAVRGLVTGRYQWVAFTSVNAVKAIRERFEEYGLDARAFAGVKVAAVGEQTAAALRAFGIQPDLTPPPDRQSGAGLVEVWPPYDAELDPIERVLLPRADIATETLAKGLTDLGWEVDDVTAYRTVRAAPPPAPVREAIKGGGFDAVLFTSSSTVRNLVGIAGKPHNTTVIAVIGPETAKTAAEFGLRVDVVAPTTSVSALAAALSEYGAAQRAEALAAGKPALKPSQKRRGRRRKTV from the coding sequence GTGAATCCGCAGAGTGAGACCCAGGAGCCGCGTCCGGAGACCGCCGGTGCGGCCCGGAGCGGCCACGTGGCCCTGGTGGGCGCCGGACCCGGCGACGCCGAGCTGCTGACTCTGCGGGGCGCCGACGCGCTCGCCAAGGCGGACGTGGTCATCCTGCTCCGCGAGCCCGGCCCCGAGCTGGCCAAGTACCGCACCGGACTGCTGCGCCACTGCCGCGAGGACGTCACGGTCATCGAGCCCGCCGAGAGCGGCGCCGAGATCAACGCGCTGGCCGTGGGCCACGCCCGCGAGGGCCGCCGCGTCGTGCGCCTCTACAGCGGCGACCCGCTGCTGGGCTGCCGCGGCGCCGAACTCGCCGCCGCCTGCCGCGCCGCCGGGGTGGAGTACGAGGTGATCCCCGGCCTGTCCTCGATCACCGCCGTGCCCGCCTACGCCGGGGTGCCGCTGCTGCCCGAGGGCGTCGGCGAGGTCCGCGTCGTCAGCGCGCTCGAACCCGACCTGGACTGGGCGCGGCTGTCGGAGGGCGTGCCCGAGGGCGACGCCTCGCTGGTCGTGCTGTTCCCCGACCTGCCCGACGACGACGCGCCGCGCGGCGGTCCCGGCTTCGACCGGCTGTGCAAGACGCTGATCGCCGCGGGGCGGCCCGGCACCACCCCCGTGGCGGTCGTGCGCATGGGCTCCACCACCGAGCAGACCACCGTGCGCTCGACGCTGTCCCGGCTGGCCGCCGACCTCAAGGCCGCCGACGCCAAGGGCCACAACGTCACCTCCCCGGCCATGCTGCTGATGGGCAGGGGCGTCACCACCGACAAGGAGCAGGGCTGGTTCGAGAACCGGCCGCTGTTCGGCTGGCGGGTGCTGGTGCCGCGCACCAAGGAGCAGGCCGCCAGCCTGTCGGAGCAGCTGCGCGGCTACGGCGCGGTGCCCGAGGAGGTGCCCACCATCTCGGTGGAGCCCCCGCGCACGCCCCAGCAGATGGAGCGCGCGGTGCGCGGCCTGGTCACCGGCCGCTACCAGTGGGTGGCGTTCACCTCGGTCAACGCGGTGAAGGCGATCCGGGAGCGGTTCGAGGAGTACGGCCTGGACGCCCGCGCGTTCGCCGGGGTCAAGGTCGCCGCCGTCGGCGAGCAGACCGCGGCCGCGCTGCGCGCCTTCGGCATCCAGCCCGACCTCACCCCGCCGCCGGACCGCCAGTCCGGCGCCGGGCTCGTGGAGGTGTGGCCGCCCTACGACGCCGAACTCGACCCCATCGAGCGGGTCCTGCTGCCGCGCGCCGACATCGCCACCGAGACCCTGGCCAAGGGCCTCACCGACCTCGGCTGGGAGGTCGACGACGTCACCGCCTACCGCACCGTGCGGGCCGCGCCGCCGCCCGCGCCCGTGCGCGAGGCGATCAAGGGCGGCGGGTTCGACGCCGTCCTCTTCACCTCCTCCTCCACCGTCCGCAATCTCGTGGGCATCGCCGGAAAGCCGCACAACACCACCGTCATCGCGGTGATCGGGCCCGAGACCGCCAAGACCGCGGCCGAGTTCGGCCTGCGCGTGGACGTGGTGGCGCCCACCACGTCGGTTTCGGCCCTGGCCGCCGCGCTCTCGGAGTACGGTGCCGCACAACGGGCCGAGGCGCTCGCGGCGGGCAAGCCGGCGCTCAAGCCCAGCCAGAAGCGGCGCGGGCGGCGCCGCAAGACCGTATGA
- the hemC gene encoding hydroxymethylbilane synthase: MAPARLGTRRSTMATTQSQQVADAITARTGVAVELKLITSYGDITRAHLTQLGGTGVFVNNLRDELLSGGIDFAVHSLKDLPTAPAEGLTVIAVTERDDPRDALCARDGRKFSDLPAGATVGTGSPRRVAQLAALRPDLSYVPIRGNAETRLGKVTSGELDAVVLAYAGLARVGRLDDVTDVFEAEQVLPAPGQGALAVECLAERAAADLAYLTAVDHGPTRAAVTAERTVLAELEAGCAAPVGAYAECHDGRLLLRAAVVAPDGGQAVRRERGIALGQDTDPVEAAASLGRELAREMIGEGADRIVADAAGG; encoded by the coding sequence ATGGCCCCGGCCCGGCTCGGCACCCGCCGCAGCACCATGGCCACCACCCAGTCCCAGCAGGTGGCCGACGCCATCACGGCGCGCACCGGCGTGGCCGTGGAACTGAAGCTGATCACCAGCTACGGCGACATCACCCGCGCCCACCTCACCCAGCTCGGCGGCACCGGCGTGTTCGTCAACAACCTGCGCGACGAGCTGCTGTCGGGCGGCATCGACTTCGCGGTGCACTCGCTCAAGGACCTGCCCACCGCCCCGGCCGAGGGCCTGACCGTGATCGCCGTCACCGAGCGCGACGACCCCCGCGACGCCCTGTGCGCCCGCGACGGCCGCAAGTTCTCCGACCTGCCGGCCGGGGCCACCGTGGGCACCGGGTCGCCGCGCCGCGTGGCCCAGCTCGCCGCGCTGCGCCCCGACCTGTCCTACGTCCCCATCCGCGGCAACGCCGAGACCCGCCTGGGCAAGGTCACCTCCGGCGAGCTGGACGCGGTCGTCCTGGCCTACGCCGGTCTGGCGCGCGTGGGCCGCCTGGACGACGTCACCGACGTGTTCGAGGCCGAGCAGGTCCTGCCCGCGCCCGGGCAGGGCGCGCTGGCCGTGGAGTGTCTGGCCGAGCGCGCCGCCGCCGACCTCGCCTACCTCACCGCCGTGGACCACGGCCCCACCCGCGCCGCCGTCACCGCCGAGCGCACCGTGCTCGCCGAGCTGGAGGCCGGCTGCGCCGCGCCCGTCGGCGCCTACGCCGAGTGCCACGACGGCCGGCTGCTGCTGCGCGCCGCCGTGGTGGCGCCCGACGGCGGCCAGGCCGTGCGGCGCGAGCGCGGTATCGCGCTGGGCCAGGACACCGACCCCGTCGAAGCGGCCGCCTCCCTGGGCCGGGAGCTGGCCCGCGAGATGATCGGGGAAGGAGCCGACCGGATCGTCGCCGATGCCGCGGGGGGATAG
- a CDS encoding glutamyl-tRNA reductase has translation MSVLAVGLSHRSSPVALLERVAMEGQTRLKVMSEMAAAPSVNEVLMVSTCNRTEVYADVDKFHPAVAAITELLSWHTGVPLSELSQHAYVHYEERAVQHLFSVTCGLDSMVVGEGQILGQVRNALKDAQQSGTLGRVLNDLGQRALRVGKRAHTETHLDHAGADMVGLGLRVALERLRGTGADTGTADLAAAPAGCPVTGAGQGAAAGEAAADVAAALPEPQPFTGLRVLVLGAGSMSALSANTVARQGAAAVTVANRTYERAERLAECLTEAYEPLRARAVPADPDTVADAIAEADLVISCTGAQDLVVTRDQAGARPRPAGRPLVFLDLALPRDIDPAVRGLPGVHVVDIEDLRQAVAQGADDSSARAGAITLARGIVDEEVAEYQSVRRAELVAPTVVALRSKARMVMESELARLQGRLPDLDDRTRGEVTHAMRRVVDKLLHQPTVRVKELAAGPNGDTYEAALRELFDLDPARPDAVTRIDPAPGGADQGE, from the coding sequence ATGAGTGTCCTCGCCGTTGGGCTGAGCCACCGGAGTTCGCCCGTGGCGCTTTTGGAGCGCGTCGCCATGGAGGGGCAGACGCGCCTGAAGGTCATGTCGGAGATGGCGGCGGCGCCCTCGGTCAACGAGGTGCTCATGGTCTCCACGTGCAACCGCACCGAGGTCTACGCCGACGTCGACAAGTTCCACCCCGCCGTGGCCGCCATCACCGAGCTGCTGTCCTGGCACACCGGCGTCCCCCTCAGCGAGCTGTCGCAGCACGCCTACGTGCACTACGAGGAGCGCGCGGTCCAGCACCTGTTCTCCGTCACCTGCGGGCTGGACTCCATGGTGGTCGGCGAGGGCCAGATCCTCGGGCAGGTCCGCAACGCCCTCAAGGACGCCCAGCAGAGCGGCACCCTGGGCCGGGTGCTCAACGACCTCGGCCAGCGGGCGCTGCGCGTGGGCAAGCGCGCCCACACCGAGACCCACCTCGACCACGCCGGCGCCGACATGGTCGGCCTGGGCCTGCGCGTCGCCCTTGAGCGGCTGCGCGGCACCGGGGCCGACACCGGCACCGCCGACCTCGCCGCCGCGCCGGCCGGCTGCCCGGTCACCGGCGCAGGGCAGGGCGCCGCCGCCGGTGAGGCCGCCGCCGACGTCGCCGCCGCGCTGCCCGAGCCCCAGCCCTTCACCGGGCTGCGCGTGCTCGTCCTGGGCGCCGGCTCCATGAGCGCGCTCTCCGCCAACACCGTCGCGCGCCAGGGCGCCGCCGCCGTCACCGTGGCCAACCGCACCTACGAGCGCGCCGAGCGGCTCGCCGAGTGCCTCACCGAGGCCTACGAGCCCCTGCGCGCCCGCGCCGTGCCCGCCGACCCCGACACGGTCGCCGACGCGATCGCCGAGGCCGACCTCGTGATCTCCTGCACCGGCGCCCAGGACCTCGTCGTCACCCGCGACCAGGCCGGCGCCCGGCCCCGGCCGGCCGGCCGCCCCCTGGTGTTCCTCGACCTCGCCCTGCCGCGCGACATCGACCCCGCCGTGCGCGGCCTGCCCGGCGTGCACGTGGTCGACATCGAGGACCTGCGCCAGGCGGTCGCGCAGGGCGCCGACGACTCCTCCGCCCGCGCCGGCGCCATCACGCTGGCGCGCGGCATCGTGGACGAGGAGGTCGCCGAGTACCAGAGCGTGCGCCGCGCCGAACTCGTCGCGCCCACCGTGGTCGCGCTGCGCAGCAAGGCCCGCATGGTCATGGAGTCGGAGCTGGCGCGCCTCCAGGGCCGGCTGCCCGACCTGGACGACCGGACCCGCGGCGAGGTCACCCACGCCATGCGCCGGGTGGTCGACAAGCTGCTGCACCAGCCCACCGTCCGCGTGAAGGAACTCGCGGCCGGACCCAACGGCGACACCTACGAGGCCGCGCTGCGCGAGCTGTTCGACCTCGACCCGGCGCGCCCCGACGCCGTCACCCGCATCGACCCCGCGCCCGGCGGCGCGGACCAGGGAGAGTGA
- a CDS encoding redox-sensing transcriptional repressor Rex, whose amino-acid sequence MTPPSPRPRDRGIPEATVARLPVYLRALQALDERGIPTVSSEHLAETTGVNSAKLRKDLSHLGSYGTRGVGYDVEYLIYQISRELGLTQDWSVAIVGVGNLGRALANYGGFGTRGFRIAALLDADESVLGDRVAGLAVGHIDTLADVVREENVSIGVIATPAAAAQDVCDRFVEAGVTSVLNFAPVVLNVPPGVDVRKVDLSIELQILAFHEQRKADGHAGPELIGGDPA is encoded by the coding sequence GTGACCCCCCCTTCACCACGGCCCCGCGACCGGGGCATCCCCGAGGCGACTGTCGCGCGCCTCCCCGTCTACCTGCGCGCCCTCCAGGCCCTGGACGAGCGCGGGATCCCCACCGTGTCCTCGGAGCACCTCGCCGAGACCACCGGGGTCAACTCCGCCAAGCTCCGCAAGGACCTCTCCCACCTGGGGTCCTACGGCACGCGCGGGGTGGGCTACGACGTGGAGTACCTCATATACCAGATCTCGCGTGAGCTTGGTCTCACCCAGGACTGGTCGGTGGCCATCGTGGGCGTGGGCAACCTGGGGCGCGCGCTGGCCAACTACGGGGGCTTCGGCACCCGCGGATTCCGCATCGCGGCCCTGCTCGACGCCGACGAGTCGGTGCTGGGCGACCGGGTCGCGGGCCTGGCGGTCGGGCATATCGACACCCTCGCCGACGTTGTGCGCGAGGAGAACGTGTCGATCGGCGTGATCGCCACACCCGCCGCCGCCGCGCAGGACGTCTGCGACCGGTTCGTCGAGGCGGGCGTGACCAGCGTGCTCAACTTCGCACCGGTGGTACTCAATGTGCCTCCGGGCGTCGATGTGCGTAAGGTCGACTTGTCCATCGAACTGCAGATCCTGGCCTTCCACGAGCAGCGGAAGGCGGACGGCCACGCGGGCCCCGAGCTGATCGGCGGCGATCCCGCGTGA
- a CDS encoding glutaredoxin family protein has product MFGRRRRGEAPAAGRTVTMLGKEGCHLCAEALAVIERVTAEVGAAYEVRDLADATQEERDDYWDKVPVVFVDGEQHDFWRVDADRLRAALTGRVRR; this is encoded by the coding sequence ATGTTCGGCAGGCGCAGGCGGGGGGAGGCCCCGGCGGCGGGCCGCACGGTGACCATGCTCGGCAAGGAGGGCTGCCACCTGTGCGCCGAGGCGCTGGCGGTCATCGAGCGGGTCACCGCCGAGGTGGGCGCGGCCTACGAGGTCCGCGACCTCGCCGACGCCACGCAGGAGGAGCGCGACGACTACTGGGACAAGGTCCCCGTGGTCTTCGTGGACGGCGAGCAGCACGACTTCTGGCGGGTCGACGCGGACCGGCTGCGGGCCGCCCTCACCGGCCGCGTCCGGCGCTGA
- a CDS encoding MoaD/ThiS family protein: MLNGTIRYWAAAKEAAGTAEEPVTGATLAEVLEQVRAAHGGDDRLLRVLERSSFLVDEYPVGTRPHDQVQLREGSVIEVLPPFAGG, from the coding sequence ATGCTGAACGGAACCATCCGCTACTGGGCCGCGGCCAAGGAGGCCGCCGGCACGGCCGAGGAGCCCGTGACCGGCGCCACGCTGGCCGAGGTCCTGGAGCAGGTGCGCGCCGCGCACGGCGGCGACGATCGGCTGCTGAGGGTCCTGGAGCGCTCGTCCTTCCTGGTGGACGAGTACCCCGTGGGCACGCGGCCACACGACCAGGTGCAGTTGCGCGAGGGCAGCGTGATCGAGGTGCTGCCGCCCTTCGCGGGCGGCTGA